Proteins encoded within one genomic window of Formosa agariphila KMM 3901:
- a CDS encoding N-acetylornithine carbamoyltransferase produces the protein MKKYTQISDISNLSETIKEAILLKMNPFEHKHLGKNKTLVMLFFNSSLRTRLSTEKAAKNLGMDVMSLNVNDAWNLEFEDGTIMNAGTSEHVKEAAAVISQYADMIAVRAFPSLMDRDKDYAEMVINSFEKYATVPIVNMESATAHPLQALADAITISELSEKARPKVVLSWAPHPKALPQAVPNSFVEMMIKMDVDLTITHPEGYELNPEITKDTPINHNQEEALKDADFVYAKNWSSFSDYGKILNTDPNWMITKEKLGQAKFMHCLPVRRNVIVEDAVLDSEQSIVMQEANNRTYAAQIVMKEILENL, from the coding sequence ATGAAAAAATACACGCAAATATCAGATATTTCAAATCTTTCAGAAACCATAAAAGAAGCTATTCTTTTAAAAATGAATCCTTTCGAACATAAACACTTGGGTAAGAATAAAACCTTAGTGATGTTGTTCTTTAATTCGAGTTTACGGACGCGGTTAAGTACAGAAAAGGCGGCGAAAAATCTTGGAATGGATGTCATGAGTTTAAATGTAAACGATGCGTGGAATTTAGAGTTTGAGGACGGTACAATTATGAATGCCGGAACTTCCGAACATGTAAAAGAAGCGGCTGCTGTGATCTCTCAATATGCCGATATGATTGCTGTGCGTGCCTTTCCAAGCCTAATGGATAGAGATAAAGATTATGCAGAAATGGTAATTAACAGCTTCGAAAAGTACGCCACTGTGCCTATTGTAAATATGGAAAGCGCTACGGCACATCCGTTACAAGCATTGGCAGATGCGATTACCATTTCAGAATTATCTGAAAAAGCACGTCCAAAAGTAGTCTTATCTTGGGCGCCACACCCTAAAGCATTGCCACAGGCGGTACCCAATTCATTTGTTGAAATGATGATAAAAATGGATGTCGATTTAACCATAACGCATCCCGAAGGCTATGAGCTTAATCCTGAAATTACGAAAGACACGCCAATTAATCATAATCAAGAAGAAGCGTTAAAAGATGCCGATTTTGTATATGCTAAAAACTGGAGTAGTTTTTCAGATTATGGAAAGATTTTGAATACAGATCCGAATTGGATGATTACTAAAGAGAAACTAGGACAGGCTAAATTTATGCACTGTTTGCCGGTAAGACGAAATGTAATTGTAGAAGATGCTGTTCTAGATAGTGAACAATCTATAGTGATGCAGGAAGCTAATAATAGAACGTACGCTGCACAAATTGTTATGAAAGAAATTTTAGAAAACCTATAA
- a CDS encoding GNAT family N-acetyltransferase, protein MDILVDTDIKIDQVIAQAETFCEEEGIELKLVYKLSNKSLEIISERSRVLPTLYYVSVEMLKKRVENGCFILTKDNRICGHIFVHEHQVKEHLIYERSSLWVDSDYRQYNLGLLLMARLTEYFNDTFLISIAQTTKVHYYNELLGMTHVTLSKMSVVLVEELEKLGKLRDELNFRYYVNACFAKEIGQIK, encoded by the coding sequence ATGGATATACTAGTCGATACAGATATTAAAATTGATCAAGTGATTGCACAGGCCGAAACCTTTTGCGAGGAAGAAGGTATTGAGCTTAAGTTGGTCTATAAACTTTCTAATAAGTCTTTAGAGATTATTTCGGAGCGATCTAGAGTGCTTCCTACGCTGTATTATGTGAGTGTAGAAATGCTTAAGAAACGTGTTGAAAATGGTTGCTTTATTTTAACTAAAGATAATCGTATTTGCGGACACATTTTTGTTCACGAGCATCAGGTTAAAGAGCATTTAATATACGAAAGATCATCACTGTGGGTCGATAGTGATTATAGGCAATATAATCTCGGTCTATTACTTATGGCCAGACTAACCGAATACTTTAACGATACTTTTTTAATTTCAATAGCTCAAACTACTAAAGTTCATTATTACAACGAATTGTTGGGGATGACTCATGTTACCTTATCAAAAATGTCGGTTGTATTGGTCGAAGAGCTTGAGAAATTAGGAAAACTGAGAGACGAATTAAATTTTAGATATTATGTAAATGCCTGTTTTGCCAAGGAAATAGGTCAAATAAAATAA
- the proC gene encoding pyrroline-5-carboxylate reductase, whose translation MKIAIIGTGNLGHSIAKGLIIDNAFTTLYLTKRNLESLEEFNGYTNVTITSDNVEAAKKSDILIFAVQPAHFEKVLAEITPYLTEKHVLISTVTGFSIPKIEGVVGENQFVIRAMPNTAIAVGKSMTCICSNTQGAKRIKISQAIFNRLGHTLIIPESQMQAATVICASGVAFWMRLIRATTQAAIQLGFDAEEAQELSMHTCEGAASLLIQTGNHPEEEIDKVTTPKGCTIEGLNEMEHKGLSSSLIQGMVASYNKISNIKKEQI comes from the coding sequence ATGAAAATTGCTATAATCGGAACGGGAAATTTAGGGCATTCTATCGCAAAAGGTTTAATTATCGATAATGCGTTTACTACTCTTTATTTAACCAAAAGAAATTTAGAATCACTAGAAGAATTTAATGGGTACACGAATGTAACTATTACTAGTGATAATGTTGAAGCAGCCAAAAAATCTGATATTTTAATATTTGCGGTTCAACCTGCTCATTTTGAAAAAGTATTAGCTGAAATTACACCGTATTTAACAGAAAAACACGTGTTAATTTCAACTGTTACTGGATTTTCAATCCCAAAAATAGAAGGGGTTGTTGGCGAAAATCAGTTTGTAATTCGTGCCATGCCAAACACAGCAATCGCTGTAGGGAAATCTATGACTTGTATTTGTAGTAATACGCAGGGAGCAAAACGTATCAAGATTTCTCAGGCTATTTTTAATCGATTAGGCCATACCTTAATTATTCCAGAAAGCCAGATGCAAGCTGCAACGGTTATTTGTGCTAGTGGTGTAGCCTTTTGGATGCGATTAATTCGCGCCACAACACAAGCGGCAATACAACTAGGTTTCGATGCCGAAGAGGCTCAAGAATTATCGATGCATACTTGCGAAGGCGCAGCTAGTTTGCTTATCCAAACTGGGAATCATCCAGAGGAAGAAATCGATAAGGTTACAACGCCAAAAGGCTGTACTATTGAAGGGTTAAACGAAATGGAACACAAAGGTTTAAGTTCGTCTTTAATTCAGGGAATGGTAGCGTCTTACAATAAAATTAGCAACATTAAAAAAGAACAAATATGA
- a CDS encoding argininosuccinate synthase, which produces MKKLVIAYSGGLDTSYCAVSLSKEYDVHAVSVNTGGFTKEEISHIESNAYKMGVSTYKNIDAVATFYQKVVKYLIFGNVLKNNTYPLSVSAERIIQAIEIVEYAKSIDAKYIAHGSTGAGNDQVRFDMIFQILAPEIEIITPIRDQKLARQTEIDYLVANGIDMNWAKAKYSVNKGLWGTSVGGEETLTSEKPLPSEAYPSQLEKTDEQKVTLTFKKGEFVAFNGTEAAPEKNIEALHEVASKYAIGRDIHVGDTIVGIKGRVGFEAAAALITVKAHHLLEKHTLTKWQMQHKDYLSSFYGMHLHEGQFLDPVMRDMEAFLSSSQENVTGDVVVTLKPYHFSLDGIVSEHDLMNSTFASYGEENKGWTADDAKGFIKILGNQNKIYQLVNKKS; this is translated from the coding sequence ATGAAAAAATTAGTAATAGCATACAGTGGAGGTTTAGACACATCATACTGTGCAGTAAGTTTATCAAAAGAGTACGATGTACACGCAGTAAGTGTTAACACCGGAGGTTTTACTAAAGAAGAAATTAGCCATATAGAAAGTAACGCTTATAAAATGGGCGTTTCTACTTATAAAAATATTGATGCCGTAGCTACATTTTACCAAAAAGTAGTGAAGTATTTAATTTTCGGAAATGTGTTAAAAAATAATACATATCCGTTATCTGTGAGTGCAGAACGTATTATTCAAGCCATCGAAATTGTAGAGTATGCAAAAAGCATCGATGCAAAATATATCGCTCACGGAAGTACTGGAGCAGGAAACGACCAAGTGCGTTTCGATATGATTTTTCAAATCCTAGCGCCAGAAATTGAAATTATTACGCCTATTAGAGATCAGAAATTAGCCAGACAGACAGAAATCGATTATTTGGTTGCCAATGGTATCGACATGAACTGGGCAAAAGCTAAATATTCTGTAAATAAAGGATTGTGGGGAACTAGTGTAGGCGGAGAAGAAACATTAACATCAGAAAAACCATTACCTAGCGAAGCATATCCGTCTCAATTAGAAAAAACAGATGAACAAAAAGTAACGTTAACGTTCAAAAAAGGTGAATTTGTAGCCTTTAACGGAACCGAAGCCGCTCCAGAAAAAAATATTGAAGCGTTACATGAAGTAGCTTCAAAATACGCCATAGGAAGAGATATTCATGTTGGAGATACTATTGTTGGAATTAAAGGACGTGTTGGTTTTGAAGCTGCCGCAGCTTTAATTACAGTAAAAGCACACCATTTATTAGAAAAACATACACTTACTAAATGGCAAATGCAACATAAAGATTACTTGTCTAGTTTCTATGGGATGCATTTACACGAAGGTCAGTTTTTAGATCCTGTAATGCGAGATATGGAAGCATTCTTATCTAGTAGTCAGGAAAATGTAACAGGAGATGTTGTTGTAACACTTAAGCCTTACCATTTCTCTTTAGATGGAATCGTGTCTGAACACGACTTAATGAATTCTACATTTGCAAGTTATGGTGAAGAGAACAAAGGATGGACAGCAGATGACGCTAAAGGATTTATAAAAATTCTTGGAAACCAGAATAAGATATACCAACTCGTAAATAAGAAATCATGA
- the argB gene encoding acetylglutamate kinase, with the protein MKTLKVVKIGGNIIDDDIALAEFLKGFAALEGPKILVHGGGKLATKMAKSMNIEVQMVDGRRITDADTLDIITMVYGGKINKNIIAQLQANNCNSVGFTGADGNVIVSEKRPVKTIDYGFVGDVKHVNTKVPKVLLENDITPVFCAITHNENGQLLNTNADTVTSELAIAFADLYQVELYYCFEKDGVLLDVDDANSVIEDINTKNYETLKADGVITDGMLPKLDNCFHAITNHVSKVCLGKPEMLFNQNTKHTTIQA; encoded by the coding sequence ATGAAAACACTAAAAGTTGTAAAAATAGGTGGTAATATTATTGATGATGATATCGCTTTAGCTGAATTTTTAAAAGGTTTTGCTGCACTTGAAGGTCCGAAAATATTAGTACACGGTGGAGGGAAATTAGCTACTAAAATGGCTAAATCTATGAATATCGAAGTGCAAATGGTAGACGGAAGACGCATTACAGATGCAGATACTTTAGATATTATTACGATGGTTTACGGCGGAAAAATCAACAAGAATATTATTGCGCAATTACAAGCTAATAACTGTAATAGCGTTGGGTTTACGGGTGCAGATGGAAACGTAATTGTTTCAGAAAAACGCCCGGTAAAAACTATAGATTACGGATTTGTAGGCGATGTAAAACACGTGAATACCAAAGTGCCTAAAGTGCTTTTAGAAAACGATATTACACCCGTTTTTTGTGCGATAACACATAACGAAAACGGACAATTATTAAATACAAACGCAGATACTGTAACATCTGAATTGGCTATCGCTTTTGCAGATTTATATCAGGTAGAACTTTATTACTGCTTCGAGAAAGACGGGGTTTTATTAGATGTCGATGATGCGAATTCAGTGATTGAAGATATCAATACCAAAAATTATGAGACTTTAAAAGCAGACGGTGTAATTACAGACGGCATGCTACCTAAGTTAGATAATTGTTTTCATGCCATTACTAATCACGTAAGTAAAGTGTGTTTAGGAAAACCAGAGATGCTATTTAATCAGAACACAAAACATACAACCATTCAAGCCTAA
- a CDS encoding ThuA domain-containing protein encodes MKKYIVLLFLSLCFISQGYSADEVGRKIKVLIVDGQNNHDVWPKSTIMMKQYLEETGKFTVDIARTHFLHKSEKYKDWLDYANVEEGEEGQPITDPDFNPKFSKYDVIISNFGYKAAPWPEKTQKAFEEFIAKGGGFVSVHAADNSFPEWEAYNEMIGIGGWGGRTEKSGPYLYLDENDNPKKDYTPGPGGKHGKREDFAVTNYNEEHPITKGLPKVWMHANDECYAMMRGPANNVSILSTAVSTLKDAALKQKEPVIMTINYKKGRIFHTTLGHDVEAFECVGFITFLNRGVEWAATGKVTQTEVPSDFPTATKVSKRNFTYKK; translated from the coding sequence ATGAAAAAATATATTGTTTTACTCTTCCTGAGTTTGTGTTTTATCTCTCAGGGATATAGTGCAGATGAGGTTGGGCGGAAAATAAAAGTCCTTATTGTTGATGGGCAAAACAATCATGATGTGTGGCCAAAGTCTACAATTATGATGAAACAATATTTAGAGGAAACAGGAAAGTTTACTGTAGATATTGCAAGAACACATTTTTTGCATAAAAGTGAAAAATATAAAGATTGGTTAGATTATGCAAATGTAGAAGAGGGTGAAGAAGGTCAGCCAATAACCGACCCTGATTTTAATCCTAAATTTTCAAAATACGATGTAATTATTTCTAATTTCGGCTATAAAGCAGCTCCATGGCCAGAAAAAACTCAGAAAGCTTTTGAAGAATTTATAGCAAAGGGAGGTGGTTTTGTAAGTGTGCATGCCGCAGATAATAGTTTTCCAGAATGGGAGGCTTACAACGAAATGATTGGTATTGGAGGCTGGGGAGGTCGTACCGAAAAAAGTGGACCTTATTTATATTTAGACGAAAACGATAATCCGAAGAAAGATTATACGCCGGGACCAGGAGGGAAACATGGGAAGCGTGAAGATTTTGCTGTAACTAACTATAATGAGGAACACCCAATTACTAAAGGCTTGCCTAAAGTATGGATGCATGCCAACGACGAATGTTATGCTATGATGCGAGGTCCTGCAAATAATGTAAGTATTTTGTCTACTGCAGTGTCTACTTTAAAAGATGCTGCGTTAAAACAAAAAGAACCTGTAATTATGACTATCAACTATAAAAAGGGAAGAATATTTCATACCACTTTAGGTCATGATGTTGAGGCTTTTGAATGTGTTGGCTTTATTACCTTTTTAAATAGAGGTGTAGAATGGGCAGCAACAGGAAAAGTTACTCAAACAGAAGTTCCAAGCGATTTTCCAACAGCAACGAAAGTGTCTAAGCGTAATTTTACTTATAAAAAGTAG
- a CDS encoding aspartate aminotransferase family protein, translating to MSLFPVYPLYDITPVKAKDVFVYDDKNVEYLDLYGGHAVISIGHAHPTYVDRLTRQLKEIAFYSNAIQNPLQEQLAAELADFSGCKDYQLFLCNSGAEANENALKLASFHNEKSKIIAFKNGFHGRTSAAVAATDNPKIVAPLNAQQDVEFFELGDLEGVEQALKNNDVCAVIIEFIQGVGGLDESTTAFYQGLEKLCKTYNACFIADEVQSGFGRTGDFFAFQKHNITPDIISMAKGMGNGFPIGGILIHPDIKGRFGLLGTTFGGNHLACAASIAVLDVLKAEDLLAHTKEISAYFLEKASQLPQLKSIKGRGLMLGLEFDFPISDLRKNLIFDHHIFTGSAKNPNLLRILPPLTIQKEHLDIFFEALKTELA from the coding sequence ATGAGTTTGTTTCCAGTATATCCGCTTTACGATATTACCCCAGTAAAAGCGAAAGACGTTTTTGTTTACGACGACAAAAATGTAGAATATTTAGATTTATACGGTGGTCATGCTGTAATTTCTATAGGGCATGCACACCCAACATACGTAGACCGTTTAACGCGTCAGTTAAAAGAGATTGCATTTTATAGCAATGCCATTCAGAATCCGTTGCAAGAACAATTAGCAGCAGAATTAGCCGACTTCTCAGGATGTAAAGACTACCAGTTATTTTTATGTAATTCAGGAGCAGAGGCGAATGAGAATGCATTAAAATTAGCATCTTTTCATAATGAAAAATCTAAAATTATTGCCTTTAAAAATGGGTTCCACGGAAGAACTTCTGCCGCCGTTGCAGCAACCGATAATCCTAAAATTGTAGCGCCATTAAACGCCCAACAAGATGTTGAGTTTTTTGAATTGGGCGACTTAGAAGGAGTAGAACAAGCGTTAAAAAATAACGATGTTTGTGCTGTAATTATAGAATTTATTCAAGGTGTTGGAGGTTTAGACGAAAGTACAACCGCATTTTACCAAGGACTTGAGAAATTATGTAAAACATATAATGCATGTTTTATTGCCGACGAGGTACAATCGGGATTTGGTAGAACGGGAGATTTCTTCGCATTTCAAAAACATAACATTACGCCAGATATTATTTCTATGGCAAAAGGTATGGGGAATGGTTTTCCTATTGGAGGTATTTTAATTCATCCAGATATAAAAGGACGATTTGGATTATTAGGAACTACTTTTGGAGGAAATCATTTAGCATGTGCGGCTTCTATTGCTGTTTTAGATGTGCTAAAAGCAGAAGATTTGCTGGCGCACACTAAAGAGATTTCAGCATATTTTCTTGAAAAAGCAAGCCAATTACCACAATTAAAATCAATTAAAGGTCGTGGTTTAATGTTAGGATTAGAATTCGATTTTCCGATTTCAGACCTTAGAAAAAACCTTATTTTCGACCATCATATATTTACAGGAAGTGCAAAAAATCCTAATTTATTAAGAATACTTCCGCCATTAACGATTCAAAAAGAACACTTAGACATATTCTTTGAGGCTTTAAAAACAGAATTAGCTTAG
- the argH gene encoding argininosuccinate lyase produces the protein MKLWDKGLSIDKKIEQFTVGNDREIDIHIAKYDVIASKAHAKMLQSINIITAEELEQLLGGLDVLEAQIEDGTFVIEESFEDVHSKIEFELTKTLGDVGKKIHTARSRNDQVLVALQLYFKEELKTIQDKTKTFFDTLIGLAETHKDALLPGYTHLQVAMPSSFGVWFSAYAELLIDDVYMLQAAQKVADQNPLGSAAGYGSSFPIDRELTTKEMGFSTLKYNVVAAQMSRGKSERTIAASLGSLANTLSRFAMDICLYNSQNFGFIAFPDELTTGSSIMPHKKNPDVFELIRGKSNKIQALQTEMVLITNNLPSGYHRDYQLLKENMIQALEDMKDILDIFNFSIAQVKVKDIDLHDEKYKFLFTVDNINTLVVEGMSFRDAYKKIGGEVEAGTYVPYDSKKHTHLGSIHNLGLDKISLKFPKL, from the coding sequence ATGAAACTTTGGGATAAAGGGCTTTCAATAGATAAAAAAATAGAACAATTCACTGTTGGTAACGATAGAGAAATAGATATACATATTGCTAAATACGATGTTATTGCTTCTAAGGCTCACGCCAAAATGTTACAGAGTATAAATATTATTACAGCCGAAGAGTTAGAACAATTATTAGGAGGTTTAGATGTTTTAGAGGCTCAAATAGAAGACGGTACATTTGTTATTGAAGAAAGTTTTGAAGATGTGCATTCTAAAATAGAATTTGAACTGACAAAAACTTTAGGCGATGTTGGTAAAAAAATACATACTGCACGTTCTAGAAACGATCAAGTTTTAGTGGCGCTTCAATTGTATTTTAAAGAAGAATTAAAAACTATTCAGGATAAAACGAAAACGTTTTTCGATACTCTAATTGGATTGGCCGAAACTCATAAAGATGCTTTATTACCCGGCTATACACATTTACAAGTGGCAATGCCGTCGTCTTTTGGTGTTTGGTTTTCTGCTTACGCAGAGTTGTTAATCGATGATGTGTATATGTTACAAGCTGCTCAAAAAGTAGCCGATCAGAATCCGTTAGGTTCTGCTGCAGGTTATGGAAGTTCGTTCCCAATAGATCGTGAATTAACGACTAAAGAAATGGGCTTTTCAACCTTAAAATATAATGTGGTGGCCGCGCAAATGAGCCGTGGAAAAAGTGAACGTACCATTGCAGCTTCATTAGGAAGTTTAGCAAATACGCTGTCACGTTTCGCCATGGATATTTGCTTGTATAATAGTCAGAATTTTGGTTTTATAGCCTTCCCAGACGAGCTAACAACGGGAAGTAGTATTATGCCACATAAAAAGAATCCTGATGTGTTTGAATTGATTCGTGGAAAGAGTAATAAGATACAAGCACTTCAAACCGAAATGGTGTTAATCACGAATAACTTGCCTAGTGGATACCATCGTGATTATCAATTATTAAAAGAGAATATGATTCAGGCTCTTGAAGATATGAAAGATATTCTAGACATTTTTAATTTCTCTATTGCTCAAGTTAAGGTGAAAGATATCGATTTACACGACGAGAAATATAAGTTCTTATTTACTGTAGATAATATCAATACTTTGGTGGTAGAAGGGATGTCGTTTAGAGATGCTTATAAAAAAATTGGAGGAGAAGTAGAGGCGGGAACTTATGTGCCATACGATTCTAAAAAACACACCCATTTAGGAAGCATCCATAATTTGGGATTAGATAAAATAAGTCTTAAATTTCCGAAACTTTAA
- a CDS encoding M20 family metallo-hydrolase, with product MTTQQLTEEAISLLKRLIETQSFSSEEDKTAQLIEAWFIQKNIPYTRTKNNVWATNKYFTEGKPTMLLNSHHDTVKPNNGYTKDPLKAIVEDGKLYGLGSNDAGGCLVSLIATFTYFYDKPNLKYNLVIVASAEEESSGPNGLNSMLSIIPKIDVAIVGEPTLMNLAIAEKGLVVFDAKVKGTPSHAAHPNNDNAIYNTIEVLNWFKDYKFDRPSEALGDVKMTVSQISAGKQHNAIPAEVELVIDVRVNDKYTNAEINDILVKEAPCTEIVARSLRLNSSSIPKDHELVKAGIEIGRTTYGSPTLSDQSVLSCSSLKLGPGDSTRSHSADEFIYLNEIEEGVAIYIQLLEKIL from the coding sequence ATGACAACGCAACAATTAACAGAAGAAGCTATTTCATTACTAAAGCGTTTGATTGAAACCCAATCATTCTCTTCAGAAGAAGATAAAACAGCGCAACTTATAGAAGCTTGGTTTATACAGAAAAACATTCCGTATACACGAACTAAAAATAACGTTTGGGCAACAAATAAATATTTTACAGAAGGCAAGCCAACGATGCTTCTAAACTCGCATCACGATACTGTTAAACCGAATAACGGATACACTAAAGACCCCTTAAAAGCTATTGTAGAAGATGGTAAATTATATGGTTTAGGTAGTAATGATGCCGGAGGATGTTTAGTGTCCTTAATTGCAACATTCACGTATTTTTACGATAAACCAAACTTAAAATATAATTTGGTTATAGTCGCTTCTGCCGAAGAAGAAAGTAGTGGGCCTAATGGCTTAAACAGTATGTTATCTATAATTCCAAAAATAGATGTGGCTATTGTCGGGGAACCTACATTAATGAATTTAGCCATTGCAGAAAAAGGATTGGTGGTGTTCGATGCTAAGGTAAAAGGAACGCCTAGTCACGCGGCGCATCCAAATAACGATAATGCCATTTATAATACTATTGAAGTGCTTAATTGGTTTAAAGATTATAAGTTCGATAGACCATCAGAAGCTTTAGGTGACGTAAAAATGACAGTCTCTCAAATTTCTGCGGGTAAACAACATAATGCCATTCCAGCCGAAGTAGAATTAGTAATCGATGTACGTGTAAACGATAAATATACTAATGCAGAGATTAACGATATTTTAGTAAAGGAAGCACCTTGCACAGAGATTGTAGCACGTAGTTTACGATTAAATTCATCTTCAATTCCTAAAGATCACGAATTGGTAAAAGCAGGTATCGAAATAGGAAGAACTACTTATGGGTCACCAACATTATCAGATCAGTCTGTTTTAAGTTGTTCGTCTTTAAAATTAGGACCAGGAGATAGTACACGATCACATTCTGCCGACGAATTTATTTATTTAAATGAAATTGAAGAAGGTGTTGCAATTTACATTCAATTATTAGAAAAAATACTTTAA
- the argC gene encoding N-acetyl-gamma-glutamyl-phosphate reductase yields the protein MIQAGIVGGAGYTAGELIRILMYHPQVNIDFIYSTSNAGNAVSKVHQDLIGSTDLQFTDTINADVDVLFLCLGHGNSTAFLENNSFSDATKIIDLSNDFRLEADANFNGMEFVYGLPELNKEAIVNAKYLANPGCFATAIQLALLPLASDGKFKDDVHINAVTGATGAGTSLSATTHFTWRDNNFSYYKPFTHQHLGEINQSVKQLQSNFNSEIIFMPNRGDFSRGIFATAYTKYEGTLEDAKTLYKSFYKDAKFTVVSDEDIHLKQVVNTNKCILHLHKHNDKLLVTSVIDNLLKGASGQAVQNMNLMFGFEETEGVQLKATYF from the coding sequence ATGATACAAGCCGGAATTGTAGGAGGAGCAGGTTATACTGCAGGAGAACTGATTAGAATACTAATGTATCACCCACAGGTGAATATCGATTTTATTTACAGTACGTCTAATGCCGGAAATGCGGTGAGTAAAGTGCATCAAGATTTAATTGGGTCTACAGATTTACAATTTACAGATACCATTAATGCCGATGTAGATGTGTTATTCTTATGTTTAGGCCATGGGAATTCTACTGCGTTTTTAGAAAATAATAGCTTTTCTGATGCGACTAAGATTATCGATTTAAGTAACGATTTTAGATTAGAAGCCGATGCAAATTTTAACGGTATGGAATTCGTTTACGGACTTCCGGAACTAAATAAAGAGGCTATTGTTAATGCGAAGTATTTAGCAAATCCAGGATGTTTTGCAACGGCAATTCAATTGGCATTATTACCATTAGCATCAGACGGGAAATTTAAAGACGATGTGCATATTAATGCTGTAACGGGGGCAACAGGAGCCGGAACATCTTTATCTGCAACTACACATTTTACGTGGCGAGATAATAACTTTTCGTACTACAAACCTTTTACACATCAGCATTTGGGGGAAATCAATCAGTCGGTAAAGCAATTACAAAGTAATTTTAATTCAGAAATCATTTTTATGCCAAATCGTGGTGATTTTTCTAGAGGGATTTTTGCAACAGCTTACACGAAATATGAAGGGACTTTAGAAGACGCAAAAACATTGTATAAATCATTTTACAAGGATGCTAAATTTACAGTGGTTTCAGATGAAGATATTCATTTAAAACAAGTGGTAAATACGAATAAATGTATCCTTCATTTACATAAACACAACGATAAATTATTAGTGACAAGTGTGATTGATAATTTGTTAAAAGGCGCTTCAGGACAAGCGGTTCAGAATATGAATTTAATGTTCGGATTTGAAGAAACCGAAGGGGTTCAATTAAAAGCTACTTACTTCTAA
- a CDS encoding GNAT family N-acetyltransferase — translation MEIVIADKSHTIYAEIICETIADSARVRGTGIAKRTPEYVIARIINGNAVIALEDGKFAGFCYIEAWGHGKFVANSGLIVHPDFRNRGLAKQIKHKIFNHSITKFPDAKVFSITTGLPVMKMNSDLGYKPVTFSELTDDQTFWDGCQTCKNYDVLQRTEQKMCLCTGMLYDPDKQPPKDQKEVKSKVFQRLKSIKEHLFLKKQDK, via the coding sequence ATGGAAATAGTTATTGCCGACAAATCGCATACTATTTATGCCGAAATTATTTGTGAAACCATAGCCGATTCAGCTAGAGTAAGAGGTACTGGGATTGCTAAAAGAACTCCCGAGTACGTTATTGCTAGAATAATAAATGGAAATGCTGTTATCGCTTTAGAAGATGGTAAGTTTGCAGGCTTCTGTTATATTGAAGCATGGGGACACGGTAAGTTTGTTGCCAATTCTGGTTTAATTGTACATCCAGACTTTAGAAATAGAGGGCTGGCAAAGCAAATAAAACATAAAATTTTCAATCATTCTATAACAAAGTTTCCAGATGCTAAAGTTTTCAGTATAACAACAGGATTACCTGTAATGAAAATGAATTCAGATCTAGGATACAAGCCTGTAACATTCTCAGAATTAACAGACGATCAAACCTTTTGGGACGGGTGCCAAACCTGTAAGAATTATGATGTTTTACAACGTACAGAACAAAAAATGTGTTTATGTACAGGAATGTTGTACGATCCAGATAAACAACCTCCAAAAGATCAAAAAGAAGTAAAATCTAAAGTATTTCAACGTTTAAAAAGTATTAAGGAACATTTATTTCTAAAAAAGCAAGATAAATAG